In the genome of Nycticebus coucang isolate mNycCou1 chromosome 12, mNycCou1.pri, whole genome shotgun sequence, one region contains:
- the ZNF789 gene encoding zinc finger protein 789 isoform X2, whose translation METMFPTAKRKELLSFEDVAMYFTREEWGHLDWAQKDLYRDVMLENYSNMILLGFQFPKPDVICQLEKWDKPWILDLPRVGNRKASRSACPGSEPRYEMMTLTSKQKVSEDLESCKMSLTMQQMAKKLSEKLHKCKEVVDSCRLVLPTGGVEYKKGFLQNLNLQDQNGQTRWKQGRYNEDGKRFNQRSLLLRHELIFTRAKSYECNQCGKVIRRKACFDQHQRIHFLENPFECNVCGQAFKQRSALIVHKRCHLQSKPYKCPDCGKCFRQIAYLVEHRRIHTKQKPYKCSECEKAFNQNSTLIRHQVIHSGEKLHKCLECGKAFGGYSTLLCHQQTHSKPKTHKCSECGQSFGQNVDLIQHRRTHTKEEFFQCGECGKTFSFKNNLFRHRVIHTGSQPFGCDICGKSFKWHTSFIKHQGTHKGQIST comes from the exons ATGGAAACGATGTTCCCGACAGCCAAGAGGAAG GAGTTGCTATCATTTGAGGATGTGGCGATGTACTTCACCAGAGAGGAGTGGGGCCACCTTGACTGGGCTCAAAAGGACCTCTACAGAgatgtgatgctggagaactACAGCAACATGATCTTGTTGG GATTTCAGTTTCCCAAACCTGACGTGATCTGTCAACTGGAGAAGTGGGACAAGCCCTGGATCCTGGATCTACCAAGAGTTGGGAATAGGAAGGCTTCCCGTAGTGCTTGCCCAG GTTCTGAACCCAGATACGAGATGATGACACTAACTTCAAAGCAGAAAGTTTCTGAAGATTTAGAGTCATGTAAGATGTCACTGACTATGCAGCAAATGGCGAAGAAACTTTCAGAAAAGTTACACAAATGTAAAGAAGTTGTGGACAGTTGCAGGCTTGTCCTTCCTACTGGTGGCGTTGAATACAAGAAAGGCTTCCTTCAAAACCTTAACCTTCAAGATCAGAATGGTCAAACACGGTGGAAGCAAGGCAGATACAATGAAGATGGGAAACGCTTCAATCAGAGGTCTTTGCTTTTGAGGCATGAGCTAATTTTTACAAGAGCAAAATCTTACGAATGCAATCAATGTGGAAAAGTCATTCGACGTAAGGCATGTTTTGATCAACATCAAAGAATCCACTTTTTAGAGAATCCTTTTGAGTGTAATGTATGTGGGCAAGCCTTCAAACAGCGATCAGCTCTTATTGTCCATAAACGGTGTCACTTGCAAAGCAAGCCATATAAATGTCCTGACTGTGGAAAGTGTTTCCGTCAGATTGCATATCTTGTTGAACATAGGAGAATTCATACCAAACAAAAACCGTACAAATGTAGTGAATGTGAAAAAGCCTTTAACCAGAATTCAACTCTTATTCGACATCAGGTAATCCATAGTGGAGAAAAACTCCACAAGTGCCTTGAGTGTGGAAAAGCCTTTGGTGGGTATTCAACACTTTTGTgccatcaacaaactcacagtAAACCAAAGACCCATAAGTGTAGTGAATGCGGACAGTCCTTTGGCCAGAATGTGGATCTCATCCAGCATCGAAGAACCCATACAAAAGAGGAATTCTTTCAGTGTGGAGAATGTGGAAAAACTTTTAGTTTTAAGAACAATCTTTTTCGACATCGGGTCATTCATACTGGAAGCCAACCCTTTGGATGTGACATATGTGGAAAATCTTTCAAGTGGCACACAAGCTTTATTAAGCATCAGGGCACTCACAAAGGACAGATATCTACATGA
- the ZNF789 gene encoding zinc finger protein 789 isoform X3: protein MVSGNGREEWGHLDWAQKDLYRDVMLENYSNMILLGFQFPKPDVICQLEKWDKPWILDLPRVGNRKASRSACPGSEPRYEMMTLTSKQKVSEDLESCKMSLTMQQMAKKLSEKLHKCKEVVDSCRLVLPTGGVEYKKGFLQNLNLQDQNGQTRWKQGRYNEDGKRFNQRSLLLRHELIFTRAKSYECNQCGKVIRRKACFDQHQRIHFLENPFECNVCGQAFKQRSALIVHKRCHLQSKPYKCPDCGKCFRQIAYLVEHRRIHTKQKPYKCSECEKAFNQNSTLIRHQVIHSGEKLHKCLECGKAFGGYSTLLCHQQTHSKPKTHKCSECGQSFGQNVDLIQHRRTHTKEEFFQCGECGKTFSFKNNLFRHRVIHTGSQPFGCDICGKSFKWHTSFIKHQGTHKGQIST, encoded by the exons ATGGTCAGTGGGAATGGAAG AGAGGAGTGGGGCCACCTTGACTGGGCTCAAAAGGACCTCTACAGAgatgtgatgctggagaactACAGCAACATGATCTTGTTGG GATTTCAGTTTCCCAAACCTGACGTGATCTGTCAACTGGAGAAGTGGGACAAGCCCTGGATCCTGGATCTACCAAGAGTTGGGAATAGGAAGGCTTCCCGTAGTGCTTGCCCAG GTTCTGAACCCAGATACGAGATGATGACACTAACTTCAAAGCAGAAAGTTTCTGAAGATTTAGAGTCATGTAAGATGTCACTGACTATGCAGCAAATGGCGAAGAAACTTTCAGAAAAGTTACACAAATGTAAAGAAGTTGTGGACAGTTGCAGGCTTGTCCTTCCTACTGGTGGCGTTGAATACAAGAAAGGCTTCCTTCAAAACCTTAACCTTCAAGATCAGAATGGTCAAACACGGTGGAAGCAAGGCAGATACAATGAAGATGGGAAACGCTTCAATCAGAGGTCTTTGCTTTTGAGGCATGAGCTAATTTTTACAAGAGCAAAATCTTACGAATGCAATCAATGTGGAAAAGTCATTCGACGTAAGGCATGTTTTGATCAACATCAAAGAATCCACTTTTTAGAGAATCCTTTTGAGTGTAATGTATGTGGGCAAGCCTTCAAACAGCGATCAGCTCTTATTGTCCATAAACGGTGTCACTTGCAAAGCAAGCCATATAAATGTCCTGACTGTGGAAAGTGTTTCCGTCAGATTGCATATCTTGTTGAACATAGGAGAATTCATACCAAACAAAAACCGTACAAATGTAGTGAATGTGAAAAAGCCTTTAACCAGAATTCAACTCTTATTCGACATCAGGTAATCCATAGTGGAGAAAAACTCCACAAGTGCCTTGAGTGTGGAAAAGCCTTTGGTGGGTATTCAACACTTTTGTgccatcaacaaactcacagtAAACCAAAGACCCATAAGTGTAGTGAATGCGGACAGTCCTTTGGCCAGAATGTGGATCTCATCCAGCATCGAAGAACCCATACAAAAGAGGAATTCTTTCAGTGTGGAGAATGTGGAAAAACTTTTAGTTTTAAGAACAATCTTTTTCGACATCGGGTCATTCATACTGGAAGCCAACCCTTTGGATGTGACATATGTGGAAAATCTTTCAAGTGGCACACAAGCTTTATTAAGCATCAGGGCACTCACAAAGGACAGATATCTACATGA
- the ZNF789 gene encoding zinc finger protein 789 isoform X1, with translation METMFPTAKRKPVFQELLSFEDVAMYFTREEWGHLDWAQKDLYRDVMLENYSNMILLGFQFPKPDVICQLEKWDKPWILDLPRVGNRKASRSACPGSEPRYEMMTLTSKQKVSEDLESCKMSLTMQQMAKKLSEKLHKCKEVVDSCRLVLPTGGVEYKKGFLQNLNLQDQNGQTRWKQGRYNEDGKRFNQRSLLLRHELIFTRAKSYECNQCGKVIRRKACFDQHQRIHFLENPFECNVCGQAFKQRSALIVHKRCHLQSKPYKCPDCGKCFRQIAYLVEHRRIHTKQKPYKCSECEKAFNQNSTLIRHQVIHSGEKLHKCLECGKAFGGYSTLLCHQQTHSKPKTHKCSECGQSFGQNVDLIQHRRTHTKEEFFQCGECGKTFSFKNNLFRHRVIHTGSQPFGCDICGKSFKWHTSFIKHQGTHKGQIST, from the exons ATGGAAACGATGTTCCCGACAGCCAAGAGGAAG CCAGTTTTTCAGGAGTTGCTATCATTTGAGGATGTGGCGATGTACTTCACCAGAGAGGAGTGGGGCCACCTTGACTGGGCTCAAAAGGACCTCTACAGAgatgtgatgctggagaactACAGCAACATGATCTTGTTGG GATTTCAGTTTCCCAAACCTGACGTGATCTGTCAACTGGAGAAGTGGGACAAGCCCTGGATCCTGGATCTACCAAGAGTTGGGAATAGGAAGGCTTCCCGTAGTGCTTGCCCAG GTTCTGAACCCAGATACGAGATGATGACACTAACTTCAAAGCAGAAAGTTTCTGAAGATTTAGAGTCATGTAAGATGTCACTGACTATGCAGCAAATGGCGAAGAAACTTTCAGAAAAGTTACACAAATGTAAAGAAGTTGTGGACAGTTGCAGGCTTGTCCTTCCTACTGGTGGCGTTGAATACAAGAAAGGCTTCCTTCAAAACCTTAACCTTCAAGATCAGAATGGTCAAACACGGTGGAAGCAAGGCAGATACAATGAAGATGGGAAACGCTTCAATCAGAGGTCTTTGCTTTTGAGGCATGAGCTAATTTTTACAAGAGCAAAATCTTACGAATGCAATCAATGTGGAAAAGTCATTCGACGTAAGGCATGTTTTGATCAACATCAAAGAATCCACTTTTTAGAGAATCCTTTTGAGTGTAATGTATGTGGGCAAGCCTTCAAACAGCGATCAGCTCTTATTGTCCATAAACGGTGTCACTTGCAAAGCAAGCCATATAAATGTCCTGACTGTGGAAAGTGTTTCCGTCAGATTGCATATCTTGTTGAACATAGGAGAATTCATACCAAACAAAAACCGTACAAATGTAGTGAATGTGAAAAAGCCTTTAACCAGAATTCAACTCTTATTCGACATCAGGTAATCCATAGTGGAGAAAAACTCCACAAGTGCCTTGAGTGTGGAAAAGCCTTTGGTGGGTATTCAACACTTTTGTgccatcaacaaactcacagtAAACCAAAGACCCATAAGTGTAGTGAATGCGGACAGTCCTTTGGCCAGAATGTGGATCTCATCCAGCATCGAAGAACCCATACAAAAGAGGAATTCTTTCAGTGTGGAGAATGTGGAAAAACTTTTAGTTTTAAGAACAATCTTTTTCGACATCGGGTCATTCATACTGGAAGCCAACCCTTTGGATGTGACATATGTGGAAAATCTTTCAAGTGGCACACAAGCTTTATTAAGCATCAGGGCACTCACAAAGGACAGATATCTACATGA